The DNA segment TAATCAGGGATGTGCGGATTTTCCTAAATACCATTCATAATGTGATCGGTGAAATGAAGAAAACCGGTTTGGATATCAAGGTTGACCAGGAGCAGGATGATGATTCGATTACGATTCATCTGCGTGTTCCCAAAAGACGTTAACCCTCTGAATAGATTGGAAAATACGAAAAACCTTTAAGATGAACAGCATCTTAAAGGTTTTTTATTTGCGGCTAGCCAGGGTAACAGTATGGAGTGTCTATATAGGTTTCGCTATACGATAGCAGATTACGGTAGGCGAAGTAGTCGTTTGGCCAATTTTACCGCTTCGACACCGTTCGGTGCATAGGCGTCGGCGCCGGCCCTGGCTGCATAATCGGCAGTCAATACAGCGCCGCCGACGATAGTAGAGGCCGTATTCCCGGCTGCTTTTAAGGCTGCAATGGTATTGTCGATTTCCGGCATGGTGGTGGTCATTAAGGCGCAGAGTCCGACAATGTCGGCCTCATGGGCATTGGCGGCTTCGAGGATGGCATCTGCCGCGATATCTTTCCCCAGGTCAATAACTTTAAAACCGCTATTTTCTAGTAGGGCGGCCACAATATTTTTCCCCAGATCGTGAATGTCGCCCTTAACCGTAGCCAGTACTACCGTACCAAGGGTATTCATTTGTTGGGCCGGCAGCAACTCTTTAATCGTCTGGAAAGCAGCCCGCATGGTTTCGGCCGATAGCAGCACCTGCGGTAAAAAGCAGCGACCGGCCCCGAAGGCTTCACCGACTTCGTTCATGGCAGCGGTCAGTCCCTGATCAGTGATTTGCGAGGAGGTATAAGATTCTTTTAATGCCTGTTCAACCAAGGGTACAATGGACTCTTTTTCGCCGTTGACAACTGTTTGCCGGATAAGACCTAGTGTATCTTTTTGCTCGTTCACTGATGCTTGACGGGAGGCAGTTGGTGCTGTGTTGGCCAGCGCGGCATAGGCCTTGCTGAACTGATGTCCGTTTGCGTCAAAGCCTAGCAGGGCTTTGGCGGCTGCTATGGTTTCCTTCATCCGTTCATCAAGCGGGTTCAAGATGGGAACATCCAGACCGCTGGCTAAGGCCATGGAACAAAAGGTTGCATTTAAGAGATCCCGCTTAGGCAGTCCAAAGGATATATTGCTAAGTCCCATGGTCGCCGGATAGCCAAACTGTTCGCGGTATAAACGCAAGGTCTTGAAGGTTTCGGCCGCTGCTCCAGCATCGGTGGCAACCGTCAGCACCAGGGCATCCAGTACGAAGTCCTGGGACCGCAGGCCGGCGGCCAGGCAAGCATTTACAATCTGCCGGACAACCGACACCCGTTCCGGTGCCGTAGTGGGAACGCCGGATGGCGCAATCGGCAGGCAGAGGACCGCGGCGCCATACTTTTTGGCTAGGGGGATAAAGCTTTCCAGGCGCTCCGGCTCAGCGCTGATCGAATTGATTAACGCCCGTCCGGGATAAGCTTTCAGGCCGGCTTCCAGGGCGGCCTGATCGGTAGTATCAATAACCAGTGGTGCATCGACCAGCATGGATAGTTCCTGAATGGCGGTATGCATGGCGGCGGCCTGGTCGATACCGGGCACACCCATATTAACGTCCAGCAGAGTGGCGCCGTTTTGAATTTGCAGTAAGGCTTCCTTTTTTATACCGGCGAAGTTTCCCTGACGCAGGTCAGCTTGCAGGGCCTTGCGGCCAGTGGGATTAATCCGTTCGCCAATGATGGCGGTCGGATAGCCGGGGCCAATGTAAACCGTCTTACTGCGGCTTGTTAAAGCTGTAACCGGTGCGATGCTGGGCCGTGGTGCCGGGTTGACGGCAAGGGCCGCTTCTTTCATCGCCCGGATATGCGCCGGGGTTGTGCCGCAGCAGCCACCCAGATAGGCGACGCCGGCGGCAGCCAGTTTGGCTGCCCAACCGCCCATTTCTTCCGGACTCATGGGGAAAACTGTTTCTCCCTGGATAAGTTCCGGCATACCGGCATTTGGCTGAATGCTGACCGGCAGGTTGGTTGCCTGGGTCAGTGTTTCGACTACAGCCAGCAGTTGGGCCGGTCCCAGTGAACAATTGGCGCCAATGACATCGGCCCCCATAGCTTCTAAAATGATGGCAGCCGTACGAGGATCGGTACCGGTTACCGTACGGCCGTCCGCTTCATAGGTTAGCTGGCAGATAACCGGCTTTTGGGTGACACTTTTGGCCGCCAGCAGGGCAGCACGCATTTCCTGAATGTCAATAATGGTTTCAATCAAAATCATATCCACGCCGGCGGTGTCAAGGGCACGGATTTGTTCTTGGAAGACCTCATAAGCCTCGTCAAAAGAAAGTTCGCCCAGGGGGGCGATAAATTTTCCGGTTGGTCCGACGGAACCGGCGATTTTGGTATGAGCCGTGCAAGCGGCACGGGCTGCGGCTACGGCGGCTGTATTTAACTCTGTTACCCGGCTGCTTAGTCCATAATGGGACAGTTTAATTCGGTTGGCACCGAAGGAGTTGGTTTCAATAATATCCGCGCCGTTCCTGATGTATTCCGCATGAATGGCGGTGATTTTTTCCGGTTGCTCGACATTCCAGATTTCCGGACATTGTCCCGCTCCTAAACCTGCTTGCTGCAGCATAGTGCCCATCGCACCGTCAAATATGTATAGCATGTAAGAACTCCTTTCGCTGCTGCGGCTATAAAACAGGCAGCAGTTTGTTATATAGTAGTAGGTTTTTTATTCTTTACGGGACTGGCAGTTAAGCTGGGTGCAGGCGGCACAACTGTTGTTTCGCTCGAGGGAGGGCAGGGCCAGCGCTTTTTGATGCGGTGTCAGGCCGATGACAGCTGTAACTGACTTACGCGGGACCAGCATGCAGGTGTCGGTTACTGTCAGGCCGATTCGCTGGGCATGGAGGATGGCGAGTATGTCGGGTTGAACACGGATATCCCAGTCGCCGTAGCCAGGGCTGAAGCGAAAGGTGGTGTCCAGGCCTTGTTTGGCGGCGTGGCGGGCGATGAGTGCGGAAATCTGATCGGCTGCCGCTTCAACGGCAGTGGTGCCGCCAGCATCCAGCAATAGCCCTCTGGTATATTCGCCTTGTGAGAAAAGATCACTAACCGCTTTCTCCAAGCCTTCACCGATGGTTATGCCCAGTACGGCTACTTCCGTACAATGCTCCAGGTGTTTTATAATCTTCTCTCCCTTCAGAGAAAGAGGAGGATTTGACAGGATGGTAGCCGTGTCGGCGTCATAGGTGTACATTTCCCATAATCCTTTAGGGTCCGCCAAAATATGAGCTTCTGTGCAAGCCTGTATTAAAAGCTTGTCAGGGAAATCGGCTGCTTTGATTAGTCCGGCATATCGTTTGGTTTCCTTTATATCAATGTGAGTGAGGGTAGCATTATAAACAGGCATGATAAATACCTCCACAGGCTTTTGCATAAATTACCATACTTATGAGAAAGAGTCAAGGAGTTTTTTTGGGGCTGATCCAGAGCTACTCTCGCTGTCTTCCGGATTTGATTTTAGTACATCTTAGCCGGTTTTATCCGGCCATGTCGAAAGTCATTGCGCAAATTCGGGCTTCTTTACATGATGCTGTTGTTAAATGAAAATATGTTTCTTAAACTTAGTGGCTCAGCCACCTTGAAACTACAATTTTTCGGATCTTTTCCTGTCTGGCTGCGTCAGCAAAATTTTGAAATAG comes from the Propionispora hippei DSM 15287 genome and includes:
- a CDS encoding homocysteine S-methyltransferase family protein gives rise to the protein MLYIFDGAMGTMLQQAGLGAGQCPEIWNVEQPEKITAIHAEYIRNGADIIETNSFGANRIKLSHYGLSSRVTELNTAAVAAARAACTAHTKIAGSVGPTGKFIAPLGELSFDEAYEVFQEQIRALDTAGVDMILIETIIDIQEMRAALLAAKSVTQKPVICQLTYEADGRTVTGTDPRTAAIILEAMGADVIGANCSLGPAQLLAVVETLTQATNLPVSIQPNAGMPELIQGETVFPMSPEEMGGWAAKLAAAGVAYLGGCCGTTPAHIRAMKEAALAVNPAPRPSIAPVTALTSRSKTVYIGPGYPTAIIGERINPTGRKALQADLRQGNFAGIKKEALLQIQNGATLLDVNMGVPGIDQAAAMHTAIQELSMLVDAPLVIDTTDQAALEAGLKAYPGRALINSISAEPERLESFIPLAKKYGAAVLCLPIAPSGVPTTAPERVSVVRQIVNACLAAGLRSQDFVLDALVLTVATDAGAAAETFKTLRLYREQFGYPATMGLSNISFGLPKRDLLNATFCSMALASGLDVPILNPLDERMKETIAAAKALLGFDANGHQFSKAYAALANTAPTASRQASVNEQKDTLGLIRQTVVNGEKESIVPLVEQALKESYTSSQITDQGLTAAMNEVGEAFGAGRCFLPQVLLSAETMRAAFQTIKELLPAQQMNTLGTVVLATVKGDIHDLGKNIVAALLENSGFKVIDLGKDIAADAILEAANAHEADIVGLCALMTTTMPEIDNTIAALKAAGNTASTIVGGAVLTADYAARAGADAYAPNGVEAVKLAKRLLRLP
- a CDS encoding vitamin B12 dependent-methionine synthase activation domain-containing protein; this translates as MPVYNATLTHIDIKETKRYAGLIKAADFPDKLLIQACTEAHILADPKGLWEMYTYDADTATILSNPPLSLKGEKIIKHLEHCTEVAVLGITIGEGLEKAVSDLFSQGEYTRGLLLDAGGTTAVEAAADQISALIARHAAKQGLDTTFRFSPGYGDWDIRVQPDILAILHAQRIGLTVTDTCMLVPRKSVTAVIGLTPHQKALALPSLERNNSCAACTQLNCQSRKE